The Candidatus Binataceae bacterium genome includes the window AACCGCGACCTGGCGGCTGAAGTCGCGGCCCATCGCTTCCGCGAGGATCTGTACTATCGCCTCAATGTGGTCGCGCTGCAGGTGCCGCCCTTACGCGAACGCAAGGAGGAGTTGATGGTGCTGGCGCAGGCCCTGCTAGCTGCCGCCGCCGGCCGCAATCATCGCAGCCCACCACGGTTGAGCGCCGAGGCCCAAGCCGCGCTGGCGCGCTATCGCTGGCCGGGTAACGTGCGCGAGTTGCGCAACGCGATGGAGCGGGCGGTCATCTTCGCCCGCGGCGAGGAAATCACACCCGACTGCCTACCCGACACCCTGTTTCGCGACCAAGGCGAGGGGCCCGCGCCCACCGGCAGCCTGGAGGAATTGGAGCGCGAGCATATTGTGCGGGTGCTGGCCGAAGCCCCAACGCTGGAGGACGCCGCGGCGCGTTTAGGGATCAACACTTCGACCTTGTGGCGCAAGCGCAAGCGCTTCGGCATCGACTAGTCGCATCGTTGATCCAAATATCGATGGGCCCCAATTCCTGTTCCACTTGAACCGCCGCGCTTGCAACCGTGGTGATTGGCGACCTCGGTCGAAATTGCCAGTGCCTGCCCGCCGGTTGCCAGGACCTCCTGAGGTCCCCCTCCAGCCCCTGGCGCCCACGTGCCAGCAAGCCTATTCGTATTCCAGGCCTGGCGAACCGGCGCACTACCGCCCGGCCCACTCAGGCCGAGGCTCCGGTTACGACTACGACCTCGCATGTTTCTATGGGGGGTACCTCAACTAAAGAGCATAGCTGGCACCCGACCGGGCACGAACTAAAATTGAGTCTTAGGACAACGGACAGACTCGCCTGCGCAATGGCACCAGCGCTGTGCTGATGCTAAGAGTCAGGCGATGCCAAAGGTCAAAGGTTATCGACTGTTTGGACCGCGTTTCGCCGTGCCTGGATGGAGCGAAAGGCCCTCTCCAGCGGGAAAGGATTAGAAGGCGATGTTGAGTTTCGGCGCCAATATAATGCTAACCGACCGCACGCTGCGCTCGTCCGAGGTGGCGCAGGCGGTGGAGGCACGCGGTTTGGATGCGCTGCTGTTCTCCGAGCATACCCATATTCCCGTGCAACATACTACTCCCAGCCCGTTGCCCGAGGACTACTTCCGCACCTTGGACCCTTTGATGGGAATCGCAGCTGCCATCCCGGTCACCAGCCGGATCAAATTGGGCACTTGCGTACTGTTGGCGGTCGAGCATGATCCCATCACTCTGGCCAAGGCGATCGCAACCTTGGACGTAATGTCCAAAGGACGCGTCTTGCTTGGGGTCGGGGTGGGCGGTTTGCGCGAGGAGAACGCCGACCACGGCGTGGCGCCCCATTCGCGCTGGCGCATGATGCGCGAGAAGCTGATGGCCTTGCGCGAAATCTGGACCCATGAGAAGGCGACCTTCGAGGGCGCGTTAGTGCGCTTTCCACCGCTTATCTCCAATCCTAAACCGGTCCAGCCCGGCGGTCCGCCCATCTTGTTGGGTGTGCGCGATCCGCGTTTTATCGCCCGCGCCGCACGGCCTCCCTACGACGGCTGGATGCCCACCGCCGCGCGTGCCGATCTAGCGGGCGGCCTGAAGCTGTTGCGCGAGAGTGCCGAGCGCATCGGTCGTGACCCCAGCGAGCTCAAGGTGGTGGTAGCGGGGTTGGCCCCGGCGCGCGAGCAGCTTGAGCCGTTGATTGAACTGGGCCTGGACAATTTTCTCTTTCGTCTGCCCAGTGCAGGCGCCGACGAAATTTTCCCGCTCCTGGATCGATGCGCCGAGTTGGCGCGGCGGATGCGCTGACGGGCCCGACGGTATCGCTTGACACAGCTGCGCTCTGGCTTGTTGGCATGAATATCAGTAATCTTAGCAATTCTATGTTACGAGACCTACGCGGATGAGCGCGGGTATGCAGGTGCGGTCGCAGGGTGGTCAGGCTTGGGCGGCGCGGCCCGAGGTCACACCGGTGCCAACGGCGCCGGCGACGGTTGTGATCCTTGGTTTGTCGCAGGCTGCAACTGAGATCTACGGTCGCCCCCTACTGGAGCGAATTCTGTTGAACTGCCAGCGCGCAGGAATCTCACGCTTCGTGGTCGACTGCGATCCCAATAAACGGGGTTTGATGCGCGAGGCAGCCGGCCAATTCGCGGCCGATCCAGGGCTCCTGCTGGTAGAAATCGGCAAAAACGGGGTGCCCGGTCTCCCTGCCAATACCGCCTGTGTGATGGTTTGTGGCAACCTGGTCTTCGCGGCCTCTCATCTAGCCCGCTTGCTGGCGCTCCAGCGCGCGCAGCCCGGTCAGGTCGTAGCGCTGGCGGTTGGCGCGGGTGCGGCAGAGGCGCAGCTGTGCGCTGGCCCGTTGACGGATTTGCTGGACCGCCGGCACGCGACCTCCCACCGCCCTGGCTCGATCGGCGCAGACCTGCCCTACGCGATGGATGGCCGGGAGTCCAAGAGCGAGGCCGAGTTGCGGTTGGCGCGCGCGATGCGACTGGAAACCGCGCATACCGACGGCTTCATGGCGCGCTGGCTGGATCGCCGTCTTTCCTGGCGCATCAGCCGTCGCCTGGCTGCTACCCCCATCACGCCCAACCAGGTGACTTGGTTCAACACCGCATTGGGACTACTGATCGCGACGCTGGTGGCTTCGACCTCTTACTGGTATCGGGTAGGAGGCGGGTTGCTGCTTTTGGTGTCGGTGACCTTGGACGGTGTGGATGGCGAGCTGGCGCGGCTCAAGATGACGGAGTCGGAAGCTGGCCGCCGCTTGGACGTGCTTACCGACAATCTGGTCGAGGTGGCGATCTTCATCGGCTTGCTGGTGGGCTGTTATCGAGGCAGCGGTAACCAGGCTTATTTCTACCTGCTGGCCATTTTGCTGGGAGGGTTCGGTTTTTGTGCAATTTCGGTCAATCGCGCGGTCTCGCTCAGCAAGGAACAATTCAAGCGCTGGATTGAGCTGGTCGAGCGGGTGGCGGGGCGAGACTTCGCTTATTTGATCTTCGTATTGGCCTTGCTCAATGGCTTTTCCTGGTTTGCCTGGGGTACCGCTTTCGGCACGTGGATTTTTGCCGGGGGCCTGTGGATCTTGACCAGCCTCAAGCTGCGCTGCGCAAAGGTCGAGGACTAAGATGGACGCTATCTTCACCAAAATTCTCTGTCCGGTTGACCTCGACCATTCTTTCCACGCCTTGGATTTCGCGGCCCACCTGGCCCAGCGGATGAATAGCCGCATTTTGGTTTTTAACGTGGCCGCGATTCCGCTGGGTGCAACCGAAGTGGCCGCCTCCGGGATCGAGGAATACCCCTACTGGGAGCTGGCCAACCGCGACAAAATCAGGCAACTGGCCGAGCAAAAACTGGCGGGCCGAGTGGATTACGAAACCGACGTTCGCAGTGGCGAGCCGGTAGCCGCGATCCTCAAACGGGCAGCCGAGTATGGCGCCGACCTGATCGTGCTGGCCACCCACGGGCGCAAAGGCCTGAGCCATCTGTTGCTGGGCAGCGTTACCGAGGCGGTGGTGCGCGGGGCTTCCTGCCCGGTCTTGACCATCCGCCCCCATTAGCGCGGCGAATCTCACTCTAATAACTGGGCGGGTAGCGCGCGCCGCTTCTTGCACAACAGACGGCGAGACTTCTTCTCTGCCGGAGCGGGAGGAGTGGAAACCGCGGGAGCAGGGCGCGGAGGCTTTTGCCCGGCCGCTTAGAGCGCCGGCAAATGCGGTTGCTGGCTATCAACCGACCACAGCCGGCTGCGGCGTCGCCGCTGGGGTGGGAAGCAGGCTGACGCAGGCCAGCGGCGCCAATGCGGCCAACGCCAGAAGTACGAAGCAGATCGCAAAAGCTGGGCGATAGCTGGCGTACAGGTCAAAGATGCGTCCGGCCCCAATCGGTCCGACCGCCTGGGCCAGCATCGTGAAGGTTCCTACCAGGCCCCATAGGGTACCAAAGCGCTTGAGGCCGAAGACTTCGGCCCCCAGCATCGGGGTCAGGGCCACGGGCGCGCCCACCCCGATACCGTAAACCACGACGAACAATACCATCGACCACGCTCCGGCCGCATAGACCAGCGACAGACAGCCCAGACTCATCATCGAATAGACCATGGTCAAGGTGCGACGAGGCCCGATGAGATCGGCTAGCGCGCCGAAAAACGGCTTACATAGCGCATCGACCGCGAACATCGCACTGAGCACTCCGGCTGCGCGCGCTGGCGTTGTGCCCAACTCAATCAGATAGGGCGGGACGTGAATTGTCACCGCGCCCGCGCTAAAAGCGTAGGCAAAACACATCCAGCCCAGCAGCCAGAACGAACGGCCGCCCAGTGCCTGGCTGACCTGGAGGCCCGGCAACTGAGCGGCCTGGCGGTACGCGCCCTCGTCGGGAGCAAGTTCGGGCGGCCGGCTGCGCACGAAGATCAACCCCATCGGCATCACGACCAGAAGCATCGGCAGGGCCAGTACGGCGTAAGCCCAGCGCCAGCTCTCGTGGCGTATAACATAGCTTGAAAGTTGCAACATCAGAGCCGCGCCCACCGGCATCCCGGTCCAGGTGATTCCCATCGCCAGTCCGCGCCGCTGGCGAAACCAATTGGCCAGTACCGTGCCGCCGGGGACGGTGGTGGCAGCCGTCATTCCCAGCGATAGCAGCAGGCTGGAGTACACCAGGGTTTGGTAGGAATGGGCCTGGCTAGCCATCAACAGAGCCAGGGCCGCCAGCCCGGCGCCGGCCCCGACCAGCCATCGAGCTTCGATTCTATCCAGCAACCAACCTACGATCGGAGAGAAAATCACCCCGCCGGCGCTGGCCAGCACTGGGATCACCGATAATTTGGCGCGGCTCACGCCCAGGTATTTGAGCAATGGGGTAAAAAACACGCCGGCGGTTCCGAACGTGCCTCCGATGATAAAGAGCATGCTCAAAAACAGCGTTGCCACGATCATTTGTCCGCGCCGTTGCGTGGTCATGGCATCTCCAGAAGATCAGCCGGGAGCGCTGGGATCGCTTCGATATGGCAGGGACAGTGCGCCCGCTTTACGGTGCAAGTCAAGCCGGTGGCTGGCCATCGCCCGGTTGGTATAATCTTTGGGGCCAAGAGGTGGCTGGACTTTGCGCGCCGAACATAGCAACGGGGCTGGGGCGAAGACAGGTAATGCGATTCCGCGGCGCCGCCTGTTGGGTGCTATTTGGCTGCTTCCGGCTTGGTGGCATCTGGGCGGTGCCAATCCGACCAATCAATTGGTTTCTTCCGAACCGACGAACCTCGTGACGGTGGTCCGATTCAGCCCCGACGGCGAGCCGACGGGGGAAGCAGCGGTGCCCAAAGTGATCAAAAGCGATGCCCAATGGCGGCGCCTGCTGACCCCCGAGCAGTACTGGGTGACCCGGCGCGGGGTGATGGAGCGGCCGTTCGCGGGCCAGTTTGCCAGCTTTCGCGGGCGCGGACTCTACACTTGCGTGTGCTGTGCCAATACCCTGTTCAGTTCCCAGACTAAGTACGAGGCCGGAACCGGATGGGCCAGCTTCTGGGCACCGGTGGCGACCGAAAACGTCAGGCTCAGGGCTTCGTCAGGGGTACGACATCCGGCAGTCCTATGCGTGGAATGCGACGCCTTTGTAGGCCAACTGTTTGCCGATGGGCCGCCCCCTACCCATCGACGCTATTCCATTAGCTCGGCTGCGCTCAATTTTCGCGAATTTCCGCGCGCCTAGCCGCTGGTTGTCTCGTCGCATCGTTTGCAATTTAGGCGGGCGTCCAGCCGGCTTTTGCGGCCGGCTGCGGTGACCACCCAGGGGCGTAGCTGCCACGGCGGTCGATGGCGCACGTGTTGGGTATGTCCGCAGGCCAAATCGGCGACCCAGTCGCCGTGTTCGTCCCGATGAAATCCGACGATAGGTTGTTCCACGATCTTTTGCTTCATGTCTCGGACGCGAAAGGAAGGGTTGTCCCCCCTTGAAAGCGCGTGCGGGACGCCATTAGATAAAATATGTGAGCTTATTGGCAATGCTGTTGATGGCGATGCTGGTGCCGACGTTGGCGTCGGCCACAACCATCAAATCGGCCGGTTCGCTGACCACTGCCCCCAATAGTTCGATCGTGGTAATCGCTACCGATCCTACGATTCATGACACCCTCAGCGAGGATTTCAATGCCCAGCGCCGTCGGGAGAGCAAACCGGGCCCCGATGTGGCCTTGACCGTGACCCTGGTTTCGCGCCAGTTGACCCCCGACCTGTCGCCCGATGCGGTGGCACCAGGGGTAAGGGCAACGGCGGCCTTGCTGCGGGCGGCGGGATGGGTGCCGTTGACCGACGAAGCGGCGGCCGGCCCAACTCCACAGGAACCGGTGTCGAAATCGATTCAGGAGTACTTGAGCCAGGGCAACAGCTTGATGAGCAATGGCATGATGACGCAAGGGCCGCCCACCACCGTCCAGCAGATTTATCAGCTCAGCAATCCGCCTGACAGCTCGGGCGGATTTACCGAGCTGCCGCGCTATGTGGGCTCGCAGATCTACAAGCCCGAGGTGGGGGACCAGCCGCAGACCTACGATACCGCTTTGGTCGCCCACGCGGTGCTGGGTAACGGCACAGGCGACTTCACAGTGCTTGCGGTGGTCCATCCCGGCGACGACCTCGAAGCGGCCAAAAAGCTCATCGCGGAACGGATTGCCAACGCGGTCTTGCATTAGTCCGCCATTGTACTGGGAGCGCTCGAACGCCAGGGGTCGCGTGTGCTATCAGCGAAAAGCGGGAATGATCTGCTCGGCGAAATCGCGGAAGACCTCGCGCTGATAGTCGGCCGCGGGCAGCAGGTTTAAGCCACTGAAGCCCACCTTTTCCATCGCGCGAATGTGAGAGATGATTTCGTCGGGCTCACCCGCCAGGCAGGTGCCGCGAATTGCCTCGGGGGTGACAAAGCGCCGCTCCTCGGGCTGTAAAAAAGTGCAGTGGCCGTCGTGAATCTGCCGAAAGCGGGCCTGGGGCGGCAAACTGAAGTTGGCTACCCGCTTGAGATAATCATCCCATTGAGCGCGAAAGAAGGGCGGCACGACCTCCTCCTTATGTCCGGAGGCCTCCCAGACTTCATAGGTCTGATGCAAAATGCAGGTGACGTAGGAACCGGTCTCGTTGATAACCCGCTCGGAGGACAAACTCTCGCCCGGGCGCAGGACGCAGGCA containing:
- a CDS encoding helix-turn-helix domain-containing protein; translation: NRDLAAEVAAHRFREDLYYRLNVVALQVPPLRERKEELMVLAQALLAAAAGRNHRSPPRLSAEAQAALARYRWPGNVRELRNAMERAVIFARGEEITPDCLPDTLFRDQGEGPAPTGSLEELEREHIVRVLAEAPTLEDAAARLGINTSTLWRKRKRFGID
- a CDS encoding TIGR03619 family F420-dependent LLM class oxidoreductase is translated as MLSFGANIMLTDRTLRSSEVAQAVEARGLDALLFSEHTHIPVQHTTPSPLPEDYFRTLDPLMGIAAAIPVTSRIKLGTCVLLAVEHDPITLAKAIATLDVMSKGRVLLGVGVGGLREENADHGVAPHSRWRMMREKLMALREIWTHEKATFEGALVRFPPLISNPKPVQPGGPPILLGVRDPRFIARAARPPYDGWMPTAARADLAGGLKLLRESAERIGRDPSELKVVVAGLAPAREQLEPLIELGLDNFLFRLPSAGADEIFPLLDRCAELARRMR
- a CDS encoding CDP-alcohol phosphatidyltransferase family protein — encoded protein: MSAGMQVRSQGGQAWAARPEVTPVPTAPATVVILGLSQAATEIYGRPLLERILLNCQRAGISRFVVDCDPNKRGLMREAAGQFAADPGLLLVEIGKNGVPGLPANTACVMVCGNLVFAASHLARLLALQRAQPGQVVALAVGAGAAEAQLCAGPLTDLLDRRHATSHRPGSIGADLPYAMDGRESKSEAELRLARAMRLETAHTDGFMARWLDRRLSWRISRRLAATPITPNQVTWFNTALGLLIATLVASTSYWYRVGGGLLLLVSVTLDGVDGELARLKMTESEAGRRLDVLTDNLVEVAIFIGLLVGCYRGSGNQAYFYLLAILLGGFGFCAISVNRAVSLSKEQFKRWIELVERVAGRDFAYLIFVLALLNGFSWFAWGTAFGTWIFAGGLWILTSLKLRCAKVED
- a CDS encoding universal stress protein, whose product is MDAIFTKILCPVDLDHSFHALDFAAHLAQRMNSRILVFNVAAIPLGATEVAASGIEEYPYWELANRDKIRQLAEQKLAGRVDYETDVRSGEPVAAILKRAAEYGADLIVLATHGRKGLSHLLLGSVTEAVVRGASCPVLTIRPH
- a CDS encoding MFS transporter: MTTQRRGQMIVATLFLSMLFIIGGTFGTAGVFFTPLLKYLGVSRAKLSVIPVLASAGGVIFSPIVGWLLDRIEARWLVGAGAGLAALALLMASQAHSYQTLVYSSLLLSLGMTAATTVPGGTVLANWFRQRRGLAMGITWTGMPVGAALMLQLSSYVIRHESWRWAYAVLALPMLLVVMPMGLIFVRSRPPELAPDEGAYRQAAQLPGLQVSQALGGRSFWLLGWMCFAYAFSAGAVTIHVPPYLIELGTTPARAAGVLSAMFAVDALCKPFFGALADLIGPRRTLTMVYSMMSLGCLSLVYAAGAWSMVLFVVVYGIGVGAPVALTPMLGAEVFGLKRFGTLWGLVGTFTMLAQAVGPIGAGRIFDLYASYRPAFAICFVLLALAALAPLACVSLLPTPAATPQPAVVG
- a CDS encoding peptide-methionine (R)-S-oxide reductase; the protein is MGAIWLLPAWWHLGGANPTNQLVSSEPTNLVTVVRFSPDGEPTGEAAVPKVIKSDAQWRRLLTPEQYWVTRRGVMERPFAGQFASFRGRGLYTCVCCANTLFSSQTKYEAGTGWASFWAPVATENVRLRASSGVRHPAVLCVECDAFVGQLFADGPPPTHRRYSISSAALNFREFPRA
- a CDS encoding DUF3565 domain-containing protein codes for the protein MKQKIVEQPIVGFHRDEHGDWVADLACGHTQHVRHRPPWQLRPWVVTAAGRKSRLDARLNCKRCDETTSG